CGCCGACCGGATGGTCGACATGTGGTCGGGGGAGGGCGTGACCCGCCACGACCCGGTCACCGGACCCGAGAACGCGATCGCGCCGCCGCTCGTGCTCTGCGCCGAGGACGGGGGATCGGTGGCCGGCACCGTCAACCTCGGCATCCCCTACCAGGGCCCGCCGGGTTGCGTGCACGGCGGCATCAGCGCCCTGCTGCTCGACCACACCCTCGGCGTGGCCAACGCGCACGCCGGCACGTCGGGCATGACCGGCACCCTGACCCTGCGCTACGAGCGTCCGGTGCCGCTGCACACCGACCTGGTCGTGCGCGGCTGGCAGGAGCGGGTCGAGGGCCGCAAGATCTGGTCGCACGGCACGATCACGAGCGGCGAGGAGGTCCTCGTCCGGGCCGAGGGCCTGTTCATCGACAAGCACCTGGCGCGGCCCGGCCAGGAGGTCTCCCGGTGAGCGGGAGGACCTGTGTCGCCCGCCACAGCGGCCGACCTACGCTGCCGGACGTCCTGGGGGAGCACGCTCCCCGACACTGCCTGAAGGGATG
This genomic interval from Nocardioides kongjuensis contains the following:
- a CDS encoding PaaI family thioesterase, coding for MTLTELTARPDESGIDTAVAAVRRLAAALLAAGGRVDLDLDDLARRLSAMAGEVEGLAPELADRMVDMWSGEGVTRHDPVTGPENAIAPPLVLCAEDGGSVAGTVNLGIPYQGPPGCVHGGISALLLDHTLGVANAHAGTSGMTGTLTLRYERPVPLHTDLVVRGWQERVEGRKIWSHGTITSGEEVLVRAEGLFIDKHLARPGQEVSR